In a genomic window of Alphaproteobacteria bacterium:
- a CDS encoding AAA family ATPase, with the protein MAAEFTVERFFSLRDEYERLCKAHDKGPDGFTRLESIEDQVLSCAKYLAEHEENVDARVWLCDQRLYGTCRTELNPDQFEKYLVFAAGKDHLQGTRLLAKHYYGWDKIISPAQIDRTKAMELFEKAAATGDLESRYDLALVLLEAEEGKTDTARARRILQDLMDESYPPAFFSYFAKFFLMSGSIKEIPKEGYAHLNNGIQALKDGKHECADWFRERLTYYTALCNAEGYGCEKDVEKAIHLMKQSAEITPYGDAYFWLKNKGLERLVELPPVPGQDHAETPPDTKPTIFSPGSFGGDGVAKSSTEGDSPEFYETRIDLEKPLTFINFGDAKGREAGKRALDIRPDLTKDDLDKILLPFEKMVGLENVKEQVRALFYMVLADSRRRSQGIVSGYRPSLHMVFSGNPGTGKTTVARLVGEILKKLGYLKRGHVVEVDRSKLVGEYIGQSEHITAEILKRARDGVLFVDEAYDLEVPDSYRDYGHHIIAMIMKAMEDQRNNMVVIFAGFKDEMKWFIESNAGLRSRISAFVDFPDYADDELLDIFKIYCKNLSYTLADEAADKIKGVLKAMEPGRKDKFGNARGMRNLFDETVIKQARRVVEQDVTDKDALVLILPEDVPGTYTPGSTDGKIAYLASRR; encoded by the coding sequence ATGGCCGCTGAGTTTACGGTTGAGCGCTTTTTCTCACTCCGCGACGAATATGAAAGACTATGCAAGGCCCACGACAAGGGGCCGGACGGTTTCACGCGCCTGGAGTCCATTGAGGACCAGGTGCTCTCCTGCGCCAAATATCTGGCCGAGCATGAGGAAAATGTCGATGCCAGGGTCTGGCTCTGCGACCAGCGCCTCTACGGCACCTGCCGCACGGAGTTGAACCCCGACCAGTTTGAAAAATATCTGGTCTTCGCGGCGGGAAAGGACCATCTGCAGGGCACCCGCCTGCTGGCCAAACATTATTACGGCTGGGATAAAATCATCTCCCCCGCGCAGATTGATCGCACAAAAGCGATGGAACTCTTCGAAAAGGCCGCCGCAACCGGCGACCTCGAAAGCCGCTATGACCTTGCGCTCGTCCTTCTGGAGGCAGAGGAGGGCAAAACCGATACTGCGCGCGCCCGACGGATACTTCAGGATTTGATGGACGAATCCTACCCTCCCGCCTTTTTCTCCTATTTCGCAAAATTTTTCCTGATGTCCGGTTCGATCAAGGAAATCCCGAAGGAGGGTTATGCTCACCTGAACAACGGAATTCAGGCTCTGAAGGACGGCAAGCACGAATGCGCGGACTGGTTCCGCGAACGCCTCACCTATTACACCGCCCTTTGCAATGCTGAAGGCTATGGCTGCGAAAAGGATGTAGAGAAGGCCATCCACCTCATGAAACAGAGCGCCGAGATCACCCCTTACGGCGATGCCTATTTCTGGCTCAAGAACAAGGGTCTGGAGCGTCTGGTCGAATTGCCCCCCGTCCCGGGGCAGGATCACGCGGAAACCCCGCCGGACACAAAACCCACCATATTCTCGCCCGGCTCCTTCGGCGGCGACGGCGTGGCGAAATCTTCGACCGAGGGCGACTCGCCCGAATTTTACGAAACGCGGATCGACCTCGAAAAGCCGCTGACCTTTATTAATTTCGGCGACGCCAAGGGCCGCGAGGCCGGAAAACGGGCGCTGGATATCCGCCCCGACCTGACCAAGGACGACCTCGATAAAATCCTTCTGCCCTTCGAGAAGATGGTGGGGCTGGAGAACGTCAAGGAGCAGGTCCGCGCCCTGTTCTACATGGTGTTGGCCGACAGCCGCCGCCGTTCACAAGGCATCGTCAGCGGCTACCGCCCCTCCCTGCATATGGTCTTTTCGGGCAACCCCGGCACGGGCAAAACCACCGTCGCCCGCCTCGTAGGCGAAATCCTCAAGAAACTCGGCTATCTCAAGCGCGGCCATGTGGTGGAAGTGGACCGCTCCAAGCTCGTCGGCGAATATATCGGCCAGAGCGAGCATATCACCGCCGAAATCCTCAAACGCGCCCGCGACGGCGTTTTGTTCGTCGATGAGGCCTACGATCTGGAGGTGCCGGATTCCTACCGCGATTACGGCCACCACATCATCGCGATGATCATGAAGGCGATGGAGGACCAGCGCAACAACATGGTCGTCATCTTCGCGGGCTTTAAGGACGAAATGAAATGGTTCATCGAATCCAACGCCGGTCTGCGCTCCCGCATCAGCGCCTTCGTCGATTTCCCCGATTACGCGGATGACGAACTGCTGGACATCTTCAAAATCTACTGCAAAAACCTGTCCTACACCCTCGCGGACGAGGCTGCGGACAAGATCAAAGGTGTCCTCAAGGCCATGGAACCGGGCCGCAAGGACAAGTTCGGCAATGCCCGCGGCATGCGGAACCTCTTCGACGAAACCGTCATCAAACAGGCCCGCCGCGTGGTCGAGCAGGACGTGACCGACAAGGACGCACTCGTCCTCATCCTCCCCGAAGACGTCCCCGGCACCTACACCCCCGGCAGCACCGACGGCAAGATCGCGTATCTGGCGTCGCGCCGATAG
- a CDS encoding SCP2 sterol-binding domain-containing protein, protein MYSVGMSLEDLQQKIMTKLSLAPPLGAKIRFDCGEDGLILLDGTGPAPVFFTGAAAEAEADTTMHCTAETLRGIAAGTTDPTLAYMTGSLRIEGSLGYALKLAGILGD, encoded by the coding sequence ATGTATAGTGTCGGTATGAGCCTCGAAGACCTGCAGCAAAAGATTATGACCAAGCTATCCCTCGCCCCGCCTTTGGGCGCAAAAATCAGGTTCGACTGCGGCGAAGACGGGCTGATTTTGCTCGACGGCACCGGACCGGCCCCCGTCTTTTTCACAGGCGCGGCGGCGGAAGCCGAGGCGGACACCACGATGCACTGCACAGCGGAGACCCTGCGCGGCATCGCGGCGGGCACGACCGACCCCACCCTGGCCTATATGACCGGCAGCCTGCGGATCGAAGGCTCCCTCGGCTACGCCCTCAAACTGGCGGGGATTTTGGGGGATTGA
- a CDS encoding TIR domain-containing protein, with protein sequence MARRVFFSFHYQRDIWRVNQIRNIPQVTSCAAAGFQDASLWEAAKSNSDEQIKRMINDALNNTSVTVICIGAKTAGRKYINYEIRQSLDRGNGLVGIQIHHLKDKDGNVDSSGETPYMIENAGYQVYKYVDVEKLAYRIEEAAQIAIAKKKA encoded by the coding sequence ATGGCACGTAGAGTTTTTTTTAGTTTTCACTATCAGCGTGACATATGGAGAGTAAATCAAATTCGTAATATCCCGCAGGTAACTAGTTGTGCAGCCGCAGGTTTTCAAGATGCTTCCTTATGGGAGGCGGCAAAATCGAATAGCGATGAACAGATAAAACGTATGATTAATGATGCGCTTAATAATACCTCTGTCACGGTTATTTGTATTGGGGCAAAAACAGCCGGACGGAAATATATAAATTATGAGATTAGGCAATCGCTGGATCGTGGTAACGGCTTGGTAGGTATACAGATTCATCATTTAAAAGATAAGGATGGTAACGTAGACTCTTCAGGAGAAACGCCATACATGATCGAAAATGCGGGATACCAAGTGTACAAATATGTAGATGTTGAGAAACTTGCTTACAGAATTGAGGAAGCAGCTCAAATTGCGATTGCCAAGAAAAAAGCCTAG
- a CDS encoding SCO family protein, with protein MPGVSIGGAFSLTDHNGKAVTEKDYAGSYTLVFFGFATCPEVCPTELQKMAQALEILGEEKAAKIQPIFITVDPERDTAEALKVYVAEFHPKLVGLTGTAEQIEAVKKAYRVYASKVQMEGMEGYMMDHSAFTYLMGPDGANLAIYPAKDTAEQIAEDLKGKI; from the coding sequence ATGCCGGGGGTTTCCATCGGCGGGGCGTTCAGCCTGACCGACCATAACGGCAAAGCGGTGACCGAGAAGGATTACGCGGGTTCCTATACGCTGGTGTTCTTCGGGTTTGCGACCTGCCCGGAAGTCTGCCCGACCGAGTTGCAGAAGATGGCGCAGGCGCTGGAGATTCTGGGCGAGGAGAAGGCCGCGAAGATTCAGCCGATCTTTATCACGGTCGATCCCGAGCGGGATACGGCCGAGGCGCTGAAGGTTTATGTCGCGGAGTTTCACCCGAAGCTGGTCGGTCTCACGGGAACGGCGGAGCAGATCGAGGCGGTCAAGAAGGCCTATCGCGTCTATGCCTCAAAAGTGCAGATGGAGGGGATGGAGGGGTACATGATGGATCATTCCGCCTTTACCTATCTCATGGGGCCGGACGGGGCGAATCTTGCGATTTATCCCGCGAAGGACACGGCGGAGCAGATTGCGGAGGATTTGAAGGGGAAGATTTAG
- the thiC gene encoding phosphomethylpyrimidine synthase ThiC translates to MSPKDHNTSTRSPGLSDIAGATYVTEKEEKAAAGTCPSTTHVTRGPLPASQKTYVGDLKVPMREISLTNGESMTVYDTSGPYTDSDVELDIMRGLPKTRLKWILARGDVEEIEGRTVKPIDNGYKTEAQLKNRKIKHEKFPASPEKPLRAKSGANVTQMHYARKGIITPEMEYIAIRENQRRAEVHKESKNGENFGANILPFISPEFVRKEVAEGRAIIPANINHTELEPMIIGRNFLVKINANIGNSAVTSSIGEEVDKMVWAIRWGGDTVMDLSTGKDIHDTREWIIRNAPVPIGTVPIYQALEKVGGVAEDLSWEIFRDTLIEQAEQGVDYFTIHAGVRLPYIRLTQDRVTGIVSRGGSIMAKWCMTHHRESFLYTHFEEICEIMKAYDVSFSLGDGLRPGSIADANDRAQFAELETLGELTKIAWKHDVQVMIEGPGHVPMHLIKINMEKQLKECHEAPFYTLGPLTTDIAPGYDHITSGIGAAMIGWFGCAMLCYVTPKEHLGLPNRDDVKTGVITYKIAAHAADLAKGHPGAQFRDDALSKARFEFRWEDQFNLGLDPDTAREMHDETLPAEGAKHASFCSMCGPKFCSMKITQDVREFVASNPETDKEKAA, encoded by the coding sequence ATGTCGCCCAAAGACCATAACACCTCAACACGTTCCCCCGGCCTCTCCGATATCGCCGGAGCCACTTATGTCACGGAAAAAGAAGAGAAGGCCGCCGCCGGAACCTGCCCCTCGACGACGCACGTCACACGCGGCCCGTTGCCCGCCAGCCAGAAAACCTATGTCGGCGACCTCAAAGTCCCGATGCGGGAAATCAGCCTGACCAACGGCGAGAGTATGACGGTCTATGACACCTCCGGCCCGTATACGGATTCTGACGTTGAGTTGGACATCATGCGCGGCCTGCCCAAAACGCGCCTCAAATGGATTCTCGCCCGCGGCGATGTCGAGGAAATCGAGGGCCGCACGGTCAAGCCGATCGACAACGGCTACAAAACCGAAGCGCAGCTCAAAAACAGAAAAATCAAACACGAGAAATTCCCCGCCAGCCCGGAAAAGCCTCTGCGTGCAAAATCCGGCGCGAACGTCACACAGATGCACTACGCAAGGAAGGGCATCATCACGCCGGAGATGGAATATATCGCCATCCGCGAAAACCAGCGCCGCGCCGAAGTGCATAAGGAAAGCAAAAACGGCGAGAATTTCGGCGCCAATATCTTGCCCTTCATCTCCCCGGAATTTGTTCGCAAGGAAGTCGCGGAAGGCCGCGCGATCATCCCCGCGAATATCAACCACACGGAACTCGAGCCGATGATCATCGGCCGCAATTTCCTTGTGAAGATCAACGCCAATATCGGCAACTCCGCCGTAACATCCTCCATCGGCGAGGAGGTGGACAAGATGGTCTGGGCGATCCGCTGGGGCGGGGACACGGTGATGGATCTCTCCACCGGAAAGGACATCCACGACACCCGCGAATGGATCATCCGCAACGCCCCCGTGCCCATCGGCACCGTGCCGATCTATCAGGCGCTGGAGAAAGTCGGCGGCGTGGCCGAGGATTTGTCGTGGGAGATTTTCCGCGACACGCTGATCGAGCAGGCGGAGCAGGGCGTAGATTATTTCACCATCCATGCGGGTGTGCGCCTGCCCTATATCCGCCTCACGCAGGACCGCGTGACGGGGATCGTCTCGCGCGGCGGCTCGATCATGGCGAAATGGTGCATGACGCATCACCGCGAGTCTTTCCTCTACACCCATTTCGAGGAGATTTGCGAGATCATGAAGGCGTACGACGTTTCGTTTTCTCTGGGCGATGGATTGCGCCCCGGCTCAATCGCCGACGCCAACGACCGCGCACAGTTTGCGGAGCTGGAGACTCTCGGCGAACTGACCAAAATCGCATGGAAACATGACGTGCAGGTGATGATCGAGGGGCCGGGCCATGTTCCCATGCACCTCATTAAAATCAACATGGAAAAGCAGCTCAAGGAATGTCACGAGGCGCCGTTCTATACACTTGGCCCGCTGACCACCGATATCGCGCCGGGCTACGATCATATCACCAGCGGCATCGGCGCGGCGATGATCGGCTGGTTTGGCTGCGCGATGCTGTGCTACGTCACGCCGAAGGAGCATCTGGGCCTGCCCAACCGCGACGATGTGAAAACCGGAGTCATCACCTATAAAATCGCCGCCCACGCCGCCGACCTCGCCAAGGGCCATCCGGGCGCGCAGTTCCGCGATGATGCGCTCAGCAAGGCGCGGTTCGAGTTCCGGTGGGAGGATCAGTTTAATTTAGGGCTGGACCCGGACACGGCGCGGGAAATGCACGACGAGACGCTTCCGGCGGAAGGCGCAAAACACGCCTCCTTCTGCTCCATGTGCGGGCCGAAATTCTGCTCCATGAAAATCACGCAGGACGTGCGGGAGTTTGTGGCGAGCAACCCTGAAACCGATAAAGAAAAGGCCGCATAA
- a CDS encoding alkylphosphonate utilization protein, whose translation MTESLPPCPKCKSPYTYADGPLLICPECAHEWSAAGGGDSEGGGEETVIKDSVGNILQDGDNVTVIKDLKYRGGVVKVGTKVKGIRLVPGASDGHDIDCKIPGIGQMGLKSQFVKKQVD comes from the coding sequence ATGACTGAATCTCTTCCCCCCTGCCCGAAATGCAAATCGCCCTACACCTACGCGGACGGGCCGCTGCTCATCTGCCCCGAATGCGCCCATGAATGGAGCGCCGCAGGAGGAGGGGACAGCGAAGGCGGCGGCGAGGAGACCGTGATTAAGGATTCCGTCGGCAACATCCTGCAGGACGGTGATAATGTGACGGTCATCAAGGATCTGAAATATCGCGGCGGCGTCGTAAAGGTCGGCACGAAGGTCAAGGGCATCCGCCTCGTCCCCGGCGCGTCGGACGGGCACGATATCGACTGCAAAATCCCCGGCATCGGGCAAATGGGCTTGAAATCGCAATTCGTCAAAAAACAGGTGGATTGA
- a CDS encoding LysE family translocator produces the protein MTSTQLLLAALPFFSFFLVASITPGPNNFMLAASGMNYGTRRTVPHMLGVAVGFCSLMLLCMLGVGAVFQTFPALQFALKTLAALYLLYLAYQMAREALSQPSGADGPNENPARKPMSFTQAALFQYINPKAWVMGITSTATFLPAAALLSEKTALIVLAVLFIGVPCIIIWTLFGTVMAVLFTSDKTRKLVNLTLALLLVATIPMMVL, from the coding sequence ATGACCTCAACCCAACTCCTCCTCGCGGCGCTGCCGTTTTTCTCCTTCTTCCTCGTCGCCTCCATCACGCCGGGGCCGAACAATTTCATGCTGGCCGCCTCGGGCATGAATTACGGCACTCGCCGCACCGTGCCGCATATGCTGGGCGTGGCGGTGGGCTTCTGCTCGCTTATGCTGCTCTGTATGCTGGGTGTCGGCGCGGTGTTCCAGACCTTTCCGGCGCTGCAATTCGCCCTAAAAACCCTCGCCGCCCTCTATCTTCTCTATCTCGCCTATCAGATGGCGCGGGAGGCGCTCTCCCAACCGTCCGGCGCGGACGGCCCGAACGAAAATCCGGCCCGCAAGCCGATGAGCTTCACACAGGCCGCGCTCTTTCAATATATCAACCCGAAAGCGTGGGTGATGGGCATAACCTCCACCGCCACCTTCCTGCCCGCCGCCGCGCTGCTCTCGGAAAAAACCGCCTTGATCGTGCTGGCCGTGCTGTTCATCGGCGTGCCCTGCATTATCATCTGGACCCTGTTCGGAACGGTGATGGCCGTACTTTTTACCTCCGATAAAACCCGCAAGCTCGTGAATTTGACGCTCGCCCTCCTGCTGGTCGCCACCATCCCGATGATGGTGCTGTGA
- a CDS encoding MFS transporter: MKGYDFSLLKNRDFRLLVLTRMCAVTAMQAQAIIVGWQVYSLTGSAWMLGLTGLAEAVPAIACAFYAGHIVDVSSPRRIYRLCLAGLFLNTLMLLATAGGFIPMEKTALLVVIYSGIFISGLARSFIMPCAFALLPQIVSREGISSASSWQTAAFQVAAIGGPTLAGLIYAVAGASGAWMFPVLMMGLAVVMVTLLQADVPAKDKSDRPPVMQSIREGWAFLLENRTLLSIMSLDMLAVLFGGAVAILPAFADQVLDTGPVGLGFLRSAPAMGAILTALYFAGRPLKIVTARRLLIVVGGFGVSMVGFGLSTSVLAAVFFLALSGAFDSVSMVIRGTLMQLLTPEHMRGRVSAVNSMFIISSNEIGAFESGAAATLFGLVPSIILGGLGTIAVVGAVAALSPKFRALRIET, translated from the coding sequence GTGAAGGGTTACGATTTCTCTCTCCTGAAAAACCGGGATTTCCGTCTGCTGGTGCTGACGCGGATGTGCGCGGTGACGGCGATGCAGGCGCAGGCGATCATCGTCGGCTGGCAGGTTTATTCCCTGACGGGCAGCGCGTGGATGCTGGGCCTGACCGGGCTGGCCGAGGCCGTGCCCGCTATCGCTTGCGCGTTTTATGCCGGGCATATCGTGGATGTCAGTTCGCCGCGCCGCATTTATCGGCTGTGTCTGGCCGGGCTGTTTTTGAATACGCTGATGCTGCTGGCGACGGCGGGCGGTTTTATTCCGATGGAAAAAACGGCGCTTCTGGTTGTGATCTATAGCGGGATTTTTATCTCCGGGCTGGCGCGGAGCTTTATCATGCCGTGCGCCTTCGCCCTGCTCCCACAGATCGTCAGCCGCGAGGGTATTTCCTCCGCCTCCTCGTGGCAGACGGCGGCGTTTCAGGTTGCGGCGATCGGCGGACCGACGCTGGCGGGGCTTATTTATGCCGTCGCGGGGGCGTCGGGGGCGTGGATGTTTCCGGTTTTGATGATGGGGCTGGCGGTGGTGATGGTCACGCTTTTACAGGCCGATGTTCCGGCGAAGGACAAATCCGACCGCCCCCCGGTCATGCAGAGCATCCGCGAAGGCTGGGCGTTTTTGCTGGAGAACCGCACGCTGCTCTCCATCATGTCTTTGGATATGCTGGCGGTTTTGTTCGGCGGGGCGGTGGCGATTTTGCCAGCGTTCGCCGATCAGGTTCTGGATACCGGTCCCGTCGGACTGGGGTTCCTGCGCTCGGCTCCCGCCATGGGGGCGATTTTGACCGCGCTTTATTTCGCGGGACGGCCGCTTAAGATCGTTACGGCACGGCGGCTGCTGATCGTTGTGGGCGGGTTCGGCGTGTCGATGGTCGGGTTCGGGCTTTCGACCAGCGTTCTGGCGGCGGTTTTTTTCCTGGCGCTGTCGGGAGCGTTCGATAGCGTCTCCATGGTGATCCGGGGGACGCTGATGCAGCTTCTGACGCCCGAACATATGCGCGGGCGGGTCTCGGCGGTGAATTCAATGTTCATCATTTCCTCCAACGAGATCGGTGCGTTCGAGAGCGGCGCGGCGGCCACACTGTTCGGGCTGGTGCCGTCGATCATTCTGGGCGGTCTGGGGACGATCGCGGTGGTGGGGGCGGTGGCGGCGCTGTCGCCGAAGTTCCGGGCGCTGCGGATTGAGACGTAG
- a CDS encoding peroxiredoxin yields the protein MTIKIGDKIPSINLKRLGEGGMEDLNIADYIANKKVVIFAVPGAFTPACSQKHLPGYIEKAKDIKAKGVEEIICIAVNDPFVMKHWGEANGAKDKVTMIPDGNGEFTKAIGLDFDGSGYGLSTRSKRYSMVVENGKVTKLNVEAKPGDVELSGAQACVVSL from the coding sequence ATGACCATCAAGATCGGCGATAAAATTCCGTCCATTAATCTCAAGCGCCTCGGTGAGGGCGGCATGGAAGACCTCAATATCGCGGATTACATCGCGAACAAAAAGGTGGTTATTTTCGCGGTCCCCGGTGCCTTCACGCCCGCCTGTTCGCAAAAACACCTCCCCGGCTATATCGAAAAGGCCAAAGACATCAAGGCCAAGGGCGTGGAGGAGATCATCTGCATCGCCGTCAACGACCCCTTCGTGATGAAACACTGGGGCGAAGCCAATGGCGCGAAGGACAAGGTCACCATGATCCCCGACGGCAACGGCGAATTCACCAAGGCTATCGGCCTCGATTTCGACGGCTCCGGCTATGGCCTCTCCACCCGCTCGAAGCGTTATTCGATGGTCGTCGAAAACGGCAAGGTGACGAAGCTCAACGTCGAAGCCAAACCCGGCGACGTCGAACTCTCCGGCGCCCAGGCGTGTGTGGTGAGTTTGTAA
- a CDS encoding SCO family protein encodes MKRQDLFALSLAAAMSFPASEDASAQSGWKIWEEKPPVVNSLVLPGSEKVGGSLSALTRNGQPVGNALNGKYLLVYFGTPYRLPNCSADLGVITEGIKMLEQRYGREVASRVTPVFIYPPHDSARQPPASNLSGYINAPGSRYVGLTGTHAQVMEVARQYRARYMDGDGAQGGTFGNHTRFTYLMAPDGKNLAIFPGDTPYIFIADQLALNLTRDGIIRPQAGVTPGADR; translated from the coding sequence ATGAAAAGACAGGATCTCTTCGCCCTCAGCCTCGCCGCCGCCATGAGCTTCCCGGCGTCAGAGGACGCCAGCGCGCAAAGCGGATGGAAAATCTGGGAGGAAAAGCCGCCCGTCGTAAATTCTCTGGTTCTGCCGGGCAGCGAAAAGGTCGGCGGCTCCCTCAGCGCGTTGACCCGTAACGGCCAGCCGGTAGGCAATGCCCTCAACGGAAAATATCTGCTGGTCTATTTCGGCACCCCTTACCGCCTGCCCAACTGCTCCGCCGACCTTGGTGTGATCACGGAGGGGATCAAAATGCTCGAACAGCGTTACGGGCGGGAGGTCGCCTCCCGCGTGACCCCGGTCTTCATCTATCCCCCGCACGACTCGGCCAGACAGCCGCCAGCAAGCAACCTGAGCGGTTACATCAACGCGCCGGGTTCGCGTTATGTGGGCCTGACCGGAACGCACGCGCAGGTGATGGAGGTCGCCCGCCAGTACCGCGCCCGTTATATGGACGGTGACGGGGCGCAGGGCGGCACGTTCGGCAACCACACGCGTTTTACCTATCTGATGGCGCCGGACGGCAAAAATCTGGCGATTTTCCCCGGCGACACGCCCTATATCTTCATCGCCGACCAACTGGCGCTGAACCTGACCCGCGACGGCATCATCCGCCCGCAGGCGGGAGTCACGCCGGGAGCGGACCGTTAA
- a CDS encoding dihydrodipicolinate reductase, with translation MDIGLMGFGKTGRAVASILLESKETTLQWVIRNSKNLEHRSVPEFLGVESCEPGFIYSRDEFSAEELIDNNPVEAIIDFSSESGIEYYGEEARKRRIAIITAISSYNPEKMEYLKEISKDTQVVCSPNITIGINFLIIAAKILKNIAPYTDIEIIEEHFKDKPEISGTAKRIADSLELPEDSIKTVRAGGIIGVHEILFGFPHQTVRLKHESISREAFGNGILFIARHIRDKKNGFYTMEDLLLPYFKINTPAEELSSKPWWKVWN, from the coding sequence ATGGATATCGGCTTGATGGGCTTCGGAAAAACAGGACGCGCTGTTGCCTCTATTCTGCTGGAAAGCAAGGAAACAACCCTGCAATGGGTAATAAGAAATTCAAAAAATCTTGAACACAGATCTGTCCCGGAGTTTCTCGGCGTAGAATCTTGCGAACCAGGCTTTATTTATTCAAGAGACGAGTTTTCTGCCGAAGAACTGATTGATAATAATCCAGTAGAAGCAATTATTGATTTTTCCTCCGAATCCGGAATTGAATATTACGGAGAAGAGGCAAGAAAGCGCAGAATTGCAATCATTACAGCGATCTCATCCTACAACCCTGAAAAAATGGAGTATCTAAAAGAGATATCCAAAGATACGCAGGTGGTTTGCTCACCAAACATTACAATAGGCATAAATTTTTTGATTATCGCGGCCAAGATTCTTAAAAACATCGCACCCTACACAGATATAGAAATTATAGAGGAACACTTCAAAGACAAGCCGGAAATTTCGGGCACGGCGAAACGAATTGCCGATAGCCTTGAGTTACCGGAAGATTCCATAAAAACGGTCAGGGCAGGCGGGATTATCGGCGTCCATGAAATTCTTTTCGGATTCCCGCATCAGACAGTCCGCCTGAAACATGAATCAATTTCGAGGGAGGCTTTCGGGAATGGCATTCTGTTCATTGCCAGACACATTCGGGATAAAAAAAATGGTTTCTACACGATGGAGGATTTGCTCTTGCCCTATTTCAAGATCAACACGCCGGCAGAAGAACTATCGAGCAAGCCGTGGTGGAAAGTCTGGAATTAA
- a CDS encoding PhoH family protein encodes MSKKSRKAHRNIHMLNSAPAVQDNHGWHPLDEEIDGRRDKKYVKNIKPRSEGQEALLKAIKSYSLTLAIGPAGTGKTYLAIAAAVEALEQGKIERIVLSRPAMEAGESIGFLPGDMHEKMAPYLRPLYDALGDRMGGKRVRSCIEDGTIEIAPIGYMRGRTLNNSFVVIDEAQNCTYAQLKMILSRLGWHSTMVVTGDPDQSDLLEGISGLREISRRLEALPNVAVCTLSHGDIVRHPLVAEMLEVL; translated from the coding sequence ATGTCTAAAAAGTCCCGCAAAGCCCACCGCAATATCCATATGCTCAATTCGGCGCCCGCCGTTCAGGACAATCACGGCTGGCACCCGCTCGATGAGGAGATCGACGGGCGGCGCGACAAGAAATATGTCAAAAACATCAAGCCTCGGTCGGAGGGGCAGGAGGCGCTGCTCAAGGCGATCAAGAGTTACAGTCTGACGCTGGCTATCGGTCCGGCGGGGACAGGCAAGACGTATCTTGCGATTGCCGCCGCGGTCGAGGCGCTGGAACAGGGGAAGATCGAGCGGATCGTCCTCTCACGCCCCGCCATGGAGGCCGGGGAATCCATCGGCTTCCTGCCCGGCGATATGCATGAGAAGATGGCGCCCTATCTGCGCCCGCTTTACGATGCGCTGGGTGACCGGATGGGCGGCAAGCGTGTGCGGTCCTGTATCGAGGACGGGACAATCGAGATCGCGCCCATCGGGTATATGCGCGGGCGGACGCTCAATAACTCCTTCGTGGTGATCGACGAGGCGCAGAACTGCACCTATGCCCAGCTCAAGATGATCCTGTCGCGGCTCGGCTGGCATTCAACGATGGTGGTGACGGGCGACCCGGACCAGTCGGATTTGCTGGAGGGGATTTCGGGGCTGCGTGAGATTTCCCGGCGGCTGGAGGCGCTTCCGAACGTGGCCGTGTGCACGCTTTCACACGGGGATATCGTGCGGCACCCGCTGGTGGCGGAGATGCTGGAGGTTCTTTGA